The following proteins are co-located in the Silene latifolia isolate original U9 population chromosome 1, ASM4854445v1, whole genome shotgun sequence genome:
- the LOC141652346 gene encoding uncharacterized protein LOC141652346: protein MRRHLFLRVVNGVQAASDYFVDGPDATGRGSFTSLHKCTMAIRMLAYGDSADRIDEYLRVGESTARECFEYFTNAVISHFRNEYLRIPTVEDTQRLLQIGASRGFSGMLGSIDCMHWKWKNCPNAWKGQFQGRNSSPTVILEAVASQDLWIWHSYFGTPGSANDLNVLNRSPVFDALLNGYVPNVNYMVNGNQYDCGYYLTDGIYPKWATFIQSIRHPQTPKDRLFATKQESVRKDVERAFGVLQARFAVIRNPARYWSKEFLHKVMTTCIILHNMIVEDERESYIGYNNIHEYIDNHIDDEELSVDAPTFEIGYIANIHQFVANRNVMQDPRRHQALKKDLVEHIWQQFG from the coding sequence ATGCGTAGACATTTGTTTCTGCGAGTGGTAAATGGTGTCCAAGCCGCTAGTGATTACTTTGTAGATGGACCCGATGCAACTGGTAGGGGCAGTTTTACCTCGTTGCATAAATGCACTATGGCAATTAGAATGCTTGCGTATGGAGACTCTGCCGACAGGATTGACGAGTATTTAAGAGTTGGTGAATCAACCGCACGAGAGTGTTTCGAATATTTTACCAATGCAGTTATTTCACACTTTCGAAATGAATACTTAAGGATTCCAACCGTAGAAGACACTCAAAGGTTACTTCAAATCGGAGCATCTAGAGGTTTTTCAGGAATGTTGGGGAGCATAGACTGTATGCATTGGAAATGGAAGAATTGCCCAAATGCTTGGAAAGGGCAATTTCAAGGGCGTAATTCAAGTCCGACGGTAATTTTGGAAGCGGTTGCCTCACAAGATCTATGGATATGGCATTCCTATTTTGGTACTCCAGGTTCGGCAAATGATTTAAATGTTTTAAACCGTTCTCCAGTTTTTGATGCCTTATTAAATGGGTATGTGCCAAACGTTAATTATATGGTAAATGGCAATCAATATGATTGCGGTTATTATTTAACGGATGGTATTTACCCAAAATGGGCTACGTTCATTCAGTCGATAAGACATCCGCAAACACCCAAAGACAGGTTATTTGCAACTAAACAAGAAAGTGTTAGAAAAGATGTTGAACGGGCTTTTGGCGTATTACAAGCTCGATTTGCAGTGATACGTAATCCAGCGCGTTATTGGAGCAAAGAATTTCTTCATAAAGTAATGACAACTTGCATCATATTGCATAATATGATTGTTGAAGATGAGCGAGAGTCATACATTGGTTATAACAACATACATGAGTACATTGATAATCATATCGATGACGAAGAACTTAGTGTTGATGCTCCAACCTTTGAAATAGGATATATCGCAAATATACATCAATTTGTGGCAAATAGGAATGTTATGCAAGACCCACGACGACATCAAGCTCTTAAAAAAGACTTAGTTGAACATATATGGCAACAATTTGGTTAA